A single region of the Verrucomicrobiia bacterium genome encodes:
- a CDS encoding sulfotransferase has product MQAYELIIDSKLKPSPFAIVSADDFQSHTGRHLDPHVILERPTVSLYCLDHDNRRALFVDTSPETNLLQAPFYFIAQYEAAQRLISVPYDILHTLAREVDINPERIILLYSTGRCGSTLLSHVMNLNPSVVSFSEPDVFSQLVMLRTSGQSDDAEVASLLYDSLMIMCANAQQRGFQYWAFKFRSYVLSVSDLLYRVVPKAKILFLYRNGRTWARSFSRAFGLSDAQLERGLVKSRYLIPSVNVFVKTNTRPISWLEYLANMWVSTMHDSNWLKQQRAAIACARFEDLKVRPQAVIQSLLTHCELPLPDPNQLAKILARDSQAGTEGAQDRGEPARLLTDDDLAKLERIIRELDPGLAPDTILR; this is encoded by the coding sequence ATGCAGGCATACGAATTGATAATTGATTCCAAGTTAAAGCCGAGTCCGTTCGCCATCGTGTCTGCGGACGATTTTCAGAGCCATACTGGGCGGCACCTTGACCCCCATGTCATTCTGGAACGGCCAACCGTTAGTCTGTATTGCCTCGACCATGACAACCGCCGGGCGCTTTTTGTAGATACATCACCCGAAACCAATCTATTGCAGGCCCCCTTTTACTTCATCGCCCAATATGAGGCAGCCCAGCGCCTGATTTCAGTCCCTTACGACATTCTCCATACGCTCGCCCGCGAAGTTGACATCAATCCGGAACGCATCATTCTGCTCTATTCAACTGGTCGTTGCGGGTCGACCCTGCTCAGCCATGTTATGAATCTGAACCCGTCCGTCGTCAGTTTCTCGGAACCCGATGTGTTCTCGCAACTGGTGATGCTGCGAACAAGCGGCCAGAGCGACGACGCGGAGGTTGCCTCCCTTCTGTATGACTCCCTCATGATCATGTGCGCAAACGCCCAGCAGCGAGGATTTCAATACTGGGCTTTTAAGTTCAGAAGCTATGTGTTATCGGTCAGCGATCTGCTCTATCGGGTTGTGCCAAAGGCGAAGATTCTTTTTCTGTATCGGAATGGGCGGACTTGGGCGCGTTCTTTCAGTCGAGCGTTTGGATTATCAGATGCCCAGTTGGAGAGAGGGTTGGTGAAATCTCGATACTTGATTCCCAGCGTCAACGTCTTTGTGAAGACGAATACTCGCCCAATCAGTTGGCTGGAGTATTTGGCAAACATGTGGGTCTCGACGATGCACGACAGTAATTGGCTCAAGCAGCAGCGGGCTGCCATCGCCTGTGCCCGTTTTGAAGATTTGAAAGTTAGACCGCAGGCAGTCATCCAATCCTTGCTGACTCATTGCGAGTTGCCGTTGCCGGATCCCAATCAACTCGCAAAGATTTTGGCCAGGGATTCCCAAGCGGGGACAGAGGGCGCTCAGGATAGGGGAGAGCCGGCGCGTCTTTTGACTGACGACGACCTGGCCAAGCTGGAGCGCATAATCCGCGAGCTTGATCCCGGGTTGGCCCCCGACACGATTCTGCGGTAA
- a CDS encoding MFS transporter, giving the protein MTPPSATQPTRARHWVIVFAATLAIITYVDRVCISQSAGHIQQDLGFTKEQMSWVFSAFTLAYALFEIPAGWLGDHRGPRGVLMRVVVMWSFFTAATGWAWNLASMIVCRFLFGAGEAGCFPNLTKIFTIWLPWNERDRAQGITWLSARWGGAFTPLLVFWVMTFLNWRQAFLLFATLGVVWTVVFYFWFRDHPRDHRSVNAAELALLDGAEVNAVGHGDVPWKRLLRSRSVWLLWLQYFCMSYGWYFYITWLPTYLNEARDLQLAKSAFLSGLPLFFGGLACLFVGVLVQRLARWTGSARHARRIPALVGLVVAAVMLVLSTHIQSPTLAMIAIGVAGFANDCAMPSGWGACMDVGGKYAGSLSGSMNMMGNLGGAVGSLVVAQILKFTGNNWTICFWVAAGIYLVGAACWLFIDPVTPLDGSLEREEFAAS; this is encoded by the coding sequence ATGACACCGCCCTCCGCCACTCAACCGACGCGGGCGCGGCATTGGGTCATCGTCTTCGCTGCCACGCTGGCGATCATTACCTACGTCGACCGCGTCTGCATCTCGCAGTCCGCCGGGCATATTCAGCAGGACCTTGGTTTCACCAAGGAACAGATGAGCTGGGTCTTCTCGGCGTTCACGCTGGCCTACGCGCTTTTTGAAATCCCCGCGGGTTGGCTCGGCGACCATCGTGGTCCGCGCGGTGTGCTCATGCGGGTCGTGGTCATGTGGTCATTCTTCACCGCGGCGACGGGCTGGGCGTGGAACCTGGCTTCCATGATTGTGTGCCGGTTCCTGTTTGGCGCGGGTGAAGCCGGCTGTTTTCCGAATCTCACCAAAATCTTCACCATCTGGCTTCCTTGGAACGAGCGCGATCGCGCGCAGGGCATCACGTGGTTGAGCGCGCGCTGGGGCGGGGCCTTCACGCCACTGCTTGTGTTCTGGGTGATGACCTTTCTCAACTGGCGCCAGGCGTTTCTGCTTTTCGCCACACTGGGCGTGGTGTGGACGGTCGTGTTTTATTTTTGGTTTCGCGACCATCCGCGCGACCATCGTTCCGTGAACGCCGCGGAACTCGCGTTGCTCGACGGCGCCGAGGTGAACGCCGTGGGTCATGGCGACGTCCCATGGAAACGGCTTCTGCGCAGCCGGTCGGTGTGGCTGCTTTGGCTCCAATACTTTTGCATGAGCTACGGCTGGTACTTCTACATCACGTGGCTGCCCACGTACCTGAATGAAGCCCGCGACCTGCAATTGGCGAAAAGCGCGTTTTTGTCCGGGTTGCCGCTCTTCTTCGGCGGGCTGGCCTGTTTATTCGTGGGCGTGCTGGTTCAGCGCCTCGCGCGCTGGACCGGGTCGGCGCGTCACGCGCGGCGAATTCCGGCGCTGGTGGGCCTGGTTGTCGCTGCCGTCATGTTGGTTCTTTCCACCCACATCCAGAGTCCAACGCTCGCAATGATCGCCATTGGAGTGGCCGGTTTCGCCAACGATTGCGCGATGCCGAGCGGCTGGGGCGCCTGCATGGACGTTGGCGGCAAGTATGCGGGTTCGCTCTCCGGCAGCATGAACATGATGGGGAATCTCGGCGGCGCGGTCGGCTCCCTCGTCGTGGCCCAGATTCTGAAATTCACCGGCAACAATTGGACGATCTGCTTCTGGGTCGCCGCGGGAATTTACTTGGTCGGCGCCGCCTGCTGGCTTTTCATAGACCCCGTCACGCCGCTGGATGGAAGCTTGGAGCGGGAGGAATTTGCAGCCAGTTAA
- a CDS encoding iron-containing alcohol dehydrogenase, translating to MNRISDPVNAQFNVPSTILVAAGASQQLAAQAARLGGRRVLLVTDATMVASGLAQRCVDQLAAANIPATVFSGVKTDPTDENVRDGLALLRKTNCDLVIGLGGGSPMDAAKVIAVAATNDVPLREFAGYHRIARAGLPLVCIPTTAGTGSEVTKVAVITDTERDVKMMMLDVHLLARVALVDFELSLTMPAPLTAHVGVDTLTHGIEAFVSKKANTLTDPLALECIQLTATNLFTAWEEPGNRPAREAMMLAACLGGMAFANSSVCLVHGMSRPIGAMFHLAHGLSNALLLPALTRWSLPGAVARYAQIARLVGAAANGAPDATAAASLPDYLEKLNARLGIGRLRDFIRMDRVAFEQKLPAMADAALASGSPQNNPVVPTADEIIELYRQAW from the coding sequence GTGAATCGTATATCCGACCCCGTGAACGCGCAATTCAACGTGCCCTCCACGATCCTTGTCGCCGCCGGCGCCAGCCAGCAGCTCGCCGCGCAAGCCGCCCGGCTCGGCGGACGGCGCGTGTTGCTCGTCACCGATGCGACGATGGTCGCCAGCGGACTGGCGCAACGCTGCGTCGACCAACTTGCCGCCGCCAACATCCCGGCCACCGTCTTTTCCGGCGTGAAAACGGACCCGACCGATGAAAACGTCCGCGACGGACTCGCGTTGTTGCGCAAAACCAACTGCGATCTCGTGATTGGCCTTGGCGGCGGCAGCCCGATGGATGCGGCGAAAGTGATCGCCGTCGCCGCCACGAACGACGTGCCGCTTCGCGAGTTTGCGGGGTATCATCGCATCGCGCGCGCCGGCCTGCCGCTGGTGTGCATTCCGACGACGGCCGGCACCGGCAGCGAAGTGACCAAGGTCGCCGTCATCACGGACACCGAGCGCGACGTGAAAATGATGATGCTCGACGTTCACCTGCTGGCGCGCGTGGCACTGGTGGACTTTGAATTGAGCCTGACGATGCCGGCCCCACTCACCGCGCACGTCGGCGTGGACACGCTTACGCATGGGATCGAAGCCTTTGTGTCAAAGAAGGCGAATACGCTGACCGACCCGCTGGCGTTGGAGTGCATCCAACTGACAGCCACCAATCTCTTCACCGCTTGGGAGGAGCCGGGGAACCGCCCGGCGCGCGAGGCGATGATGCTCGCGGCCTGCCTTGGCGGGATGGCATTTGCCAACAGCAGCGTTTGTCTCGTTCACGGCATGAGCCGTCCCATCGGCGCGATGTTTCATCTGGCGCACGGATTGTCGAACGCGCTGCTTTTGCCGGCGCTCACGCGCTGGTCGCTACCCGGAGCCGTGGCGCGTTATGCACAGATCGCACGGTTGGTCGGTGCCGCCGCGAACGGCGCACCGGATGCGACGGCTGCGGCGAGCCTGCCCGATTATTTGGAAAAGTTGAACGCGCGCCTGGGCATCGGCCGTCTGCGCGATTTCATCAGGATGGATCGGGTTGCCTTCGAGCAGAAGTTGCCGGCCATGGCGGACGCGGCGCTGGCGTCGGGCAGCCCGCAGAACAATCCGGTTGTCCCCACGGCCGATGAAATAATCGAACTCTATCGCCAGGCTTGGTGA
- a CDS encoding choice-of-anchor tandem repeat GloVer-containing protein has translation MNKGIRVGLAVSKLLRLVIAVIPLLLACRAFNANALTETNLHFFVGFPGDGTDSRAKLVQGNDGNFYGTTFGGGTNNNGIVFRMSPSGTESNLYSFVGFPSDGGHPNAGLVQGSDSNFYGTTDLGGIANSGTVFRISSSGSYTNLHSFVGYPTDGAVPTAGLVQGSDGNFYGVTPLGGTVNSGTVFRISSSGSYTNLYSFGINTNDGTSPSGGLVQGSDGNFYGTTGFGGTSTNCGTNGCGTVFRISPSGSYTNLYSFGISTNDGVIPSGALVQGSDGNFYGTAAAAGLLTACTNGCGMVFRISPSGSETNLYSFVGSPNDGQEPAAGLVQGSDGSFYGTTLKGGAAGSGTVFRISSSGSYSNLYSFKGDSTDGGFPIDPPVQGSNGNFYGTTQFGGTNGHGAIFEMILPLSPPPYPINQITKVQVAATNIIFSIPSIAGEIYQLQFSSSMNPTNWNNEGGSITSIGALLTLTNFGGASQPKGFYRFDITP, from the coding sequence ATGAACAAAGGGATTCGGGTCGGGTTGGCAGTGTCAAAATTGCTCCGCCTTGTCATCGCAGTTATTCCATTGCTCTTGGCGTGTCGAGCGTTCAATGCGAACGCACTGACGGAGACAAACCTTCACTTCTTTGTCGGCTTTCCAGGCGATGGGACCGATTCACGCGCAAAGCTTGTCCAAGGCAATGACGGCAATTTCTACGGGACGACGTTTGGAGGTGGGACGAACAACAACGGTATCGTGTTTCGGATGAGTCCCAGCGGCACCGAATCGAATCTTTACTCCTTTGTCGGCTTCCCCAGCGATGGTGGGCATCCAAATGCCGGGCTGGTACAGGGCAGCGACAGCAATTTCTATGGGACAACCGATCTGGGCGGGATAGCCAACTCCGGCACCGTGTTTCGGATCAGTTCCAGCGGCAGTTATACGAATCTACACAGCTTTGTCGGCTACCCCACCGATGGAGCCGTGCCTACTGCCGGGCTGGTACAGGGCAGCGACGGTAATTTCTACGGGGTGACCCCTTTAGGCGGGACGGTCAACTCCGGCACGGTATTTCGCATCAGTTCCAGTGGCAGCTACACGAATCTGTACTCCTTTGGCATCAACACGAATGACGGGACCAGCCCATCTGGCGGGCTGGTTCAAGGCAGCGACGGTAATTTCTACGGGACAACCGGATTCGGAGGGACGAGCACCAATTGCGGCACCAACGGATGCGGCACGGTGTTTCGGATAAGTCCCAGTGGCAGCTACACGAATCTGTACTCCTTTGGCATCTCCACGAATGACGGGGTCATTCCATCTGGCGCGCTGGTCCAAGGCAGCGACGGCAATTTCTATGGGACGGCTGCTGCCGCCGGTCTACTCACCGCTTGCACCAATGGTTGCGGTATGGTATTCCGGATCAGTCCCAGCGGCAGCGAAACGAATTTGTACTCGTTTGTCGGCTCCCCCAACGATGGACAAGAACCCGCCGCCGGACTGGTACAGGGCAGCGACGGCAGTTTCTATGGAACGACGCTTAAGGGCGGGGCAGCCGGTTCCGGCACGGTATTTCGGATCAGTTCCAGCGGCAGCTATTCGAATCTTTATTCCTTCAAAGGTGATTCGACCGATGGAGGATTTCCAATAGACCCGCCGGTACAGGGTAGCAACGGGAATTTCTACGGGACGACCCAGTTCGGCGGAACGAACGGACACGGTGCCATATTTGAGATGATTCTCCCCCTCAGTCCTCCGCCCTATCCAATCAATCAAATCACCAAAGTCCAAGTTGCGGCGACAAACATCATCTTCTCCATCCCCTCCATCGCAGGCGAGATCTATCAATTACAGTTTAGCAGTTCGATGAACCCCACCAACTGGAACAATGAGGGCGGATCAATAACCAGTATCGGGGCTCTGCTGACGCTGACCAACTTTGGCGGAGCATCCCAGCCAAAAGGGTTCTATCGATTTGACATCACGCCGTGA
- a CDS encoding C-terminal binding protein, translating to MTQRAKVVVTDFITEPLDHERQILGDLADVAALNASSEDDLVGRIEDADAIMIYHRTRIGARTIERLKNCRFIVRCGVGFDNVDHVTARARGITVANVPDYGTEEVADSAIGMTLTLMRGIHYLNDRLQLGTGPWSHTQAEPLHRLRGHVFGIVGIGRIGGATALRAKALGMDVVYYDPFAPQGRDKSLGIRAAETLDELLAQAHVVSLHCPLTAETKHLVNRDTIRKLQPGSFVVNTSRGGVVDALAVLDGITSGHLRGAAIDVLETEPPAPDHPLLVAWRDPKHPAHGRLIINPHSAFYSEEGMLDMRVKGSQNCRRVLLGQPPYNVVN from the coding sequence ATGACCCAGCGCGCGAAAGTTGTTGTCACCGATTTCATCACCGAGCCGCTCGATCACGAGCGCCAGATCCTGGGTGACCTGGCCGATGTGGCGGCGCTGAATGCATCTTCCGAGGACGACCTCGTGGGCCGAATCGAGGACGCCGACGCCATCATGATTTATCACCGCACCCGAATTGGCGCGCGGACAATTGAACGCTTGAAGAATTGCCGATTCATTGTTCGTTGTGGGGTGGGATTCGACAACGTGGATCATGTGACGGCCCGGGCGCGCGGCATCACTGTGGCGAACGTGCCGGATTACGGGACCGAAGAGGTCGCTGACTCCGCCATCGGCATGACGCTGACGTTGATGCGCGGCATTCATTATCTGAACGACCGATTGCAACTCGGGACCGGGCCGTGGAGTCACACCCAGGCAGAGCCGTTGCATCGGTTGCGCGGGCACGTGTTTGGCATCGTGGGCATCGGGCGCATCGGTGGCGCGACCGCGTTACGCGCGAAGGCACTGGGGATGGACGTGGTTTATTACGATCCATTCGCACCGCAAGGCCGCGACAAATCGCTGGGCATTCGTGCTGCAGAGACCCTGGATGAACTTCTCGCACAGGCCCACGTCGTGAGCCTTCACTGTCCACTTACCGCGGAAACAAAACACTTGGTCAACCGTGACACGATCAGGAAGTTGCAGCCCGGTTCCTTTGTTGTGAACACGTCACGAGGCGGCGTAGTCGATGCGCTTGCGGTTCTCGACGGGATTACCTCCGGGCATTTGCGCGGCGCGGCCATTGATGTCTTGGAAACGGAGCCGCCGGCGCCAGACCATCCGCTCCTCGTGGCATGGCGCGATCCGAAACATCCCGCGCACGGTCGCTTGATCATCAATCCGCACTCGGCGTTCTATTCCGAGGAAGGCATGCTCGATATGCGCGTCAAAGGCAGCCAAAACTGCCGACGCGTGTTGCTGGGCCAGCCACCCTACAACGTGGTCAATTAG
- a CDS encoding GMC family oxidoreductase: MNIKFITLVLVAATTTVFGGQSSPYRNKEEADIIVIGGGTAGSILMKELSENGRFSVLGIEAGRNLTTDPAIEAVGLPAFQLAEIGKPQYFWPGWNQTLPMAGLNGRTGDWTTGMLLGGGSSVNGLYYGRGSSAAYMPWEGISGSSNWSLGNIQATFTALENYQGLTTTPGARGNNGAVNVLQTPTVSQLTANILLPATQAAFPGIPTALDYNDPSVENCIDPRAQWFIDPSGTQRVSSATAFLNSSVMTPEGEGVNGHKLFVLLDAVAVQIEFNKHGRATRVKYIQNGKVRRAKARKAVVLAAGINSSKLLQLSGIGPSQALQNAGIKPVFINENVGKNLQNHPLLSISMLADPAITGVPPGAAYAYTIHNVYLPAVSGSASDARMVQILFDYIPTNAQTSVPILNISLELLNPQSTGSVTIQSDNCFQIAATDDGFYQNPADLENMKSAVEVYLRALLDQLNILYPFPSPYFRPTVSDPINLVILSGYDDATVEAYVENNSNLSLDPHHFTSHCKMAPLNAGGVVDGNALVYGTKNVFVADNSICPVIPDSDTAAAAMMIGLRTSDILKNVVK, translated from the coding sequence ATGAACATTAAATTTATCACCCTCGTTTTAGTCGCCGCGACAACCACCGTTTTTGGTGGTCAAAGTTCTCCTTATCGGAACAAAGAGGAGGCAGATATCATAGTCATTGGCGGTGGAACGGCGGGTAGCATTCTGATGAAGGAGCTATCAGAGAATGGTCGCTTTTCCGTGTTGGGAATAGAGGCAGGGCGAAATCTAACAACCGATCCAGCCATAGAGGCTGTGGGTCTCCCCGCATTCCAATTGGCTGAGATAGGGAAGCCCCAGTATTTTTGGCCAGGCTGGAATCAAACCTTGCCGATGGCAGGACTTAATGGACGAACCGGTGATTGGACAACGGGAATGCTCTTGGGGGGTGGCTCATCGGTTAACGGATTATACTATGGCCGTGGCTCGAGCGCCGCGTACATGCCTTGGGAAGGAATTTCCGGAAGCAGCAATTGGAGCCTGGGCAATATTCAGGCAACCTTCACGGCCCTTGAAAACTACCAGGGATTGACAACCACACCCGGGGCGCGAGGAAACAATGGTGCTGTCAATGTGCTCCAGACACCCACAGTGTCACAGCTAACAGCGAACATACTATTACCCGCGACACAAGCAGCATTTCCTGGGATTCCAACTGCGTTGGATTACAATGATCCGAGTGTAGAGAACTGCATAGACCCCCGTGCCCAGTGGTTTATTGATCCTTCCGGTACGCAACGGGTGAGCAGCGCAACAGCATTTTTAAACAGCTCGGTTATGACTCCAGAAGGTGAAGGAGTGAACGGGCACAAACTGTTTGTGCTCCTCGATGCAGTCGCTGTGCAAATAGAATTTAACAAACACGGGAGAGCCACAAGAGTAAAATATATCCAGAACGGTAAAGTTCGTAGGGCAAAAGCTCGGAAAGCGGTGGTTTTGGCGGCGGGCATCAACAGCAGCAAGTTGCTGCAGCTTTCCGGCATTGGTCCGTCGCAAGCGTTACAGAATGCAGGCATCAAGCCCGTCTTCATCAATGAGAACGTGGGGAAAAATCTCCAAAACCATCCCCTCTTGTCTATTTCGATGCTGGCCGATCCAGCTATCACTGGGGTACCCCCGGGAGCAGCTTATGCCTATACCATCCATAATGTTTATTTGCCGGCCGTGAGTGGTAGTGCAAGCGACGCGCGAATGGTGCAGATTTTGTTCGATTACATCCCGACGAATGCGCAAACCTCAGTTCCGATACTAAATATTAGCTTGGAGCTTTTGAACCCGCAGAGTACGGGCAGCGTCACCATCCAAAGCGACAACTGCTTTCAGATCGCCGCTACCGACGACGGCTTTTACCAAAATCCTGCCGACCTGGAGAATATGAAGAGTGCCGTCGAGGTCTATCTTCGCGCTCTGCTAGATCAACTAAATATTCTGTACCCATTCCCCTCGCCTTATTTTAGGCCTACTGTAAGTGACCCAATCAATTTAGTCATCCTTTCCGGTTATGACGATGCGACGGTTGAGGCGTACGTGGAAAACAACAGCAATCTTTCACTGGATCCGCACCACTTTACCTCCCACTGTAAAATGGCTCCCCTGAACGCCGGCGGCGTGGTGGATGGCAACGCACTTGTTTATGGCACAAAGAACGTTTTTGTAGCGGATAACTCCATCTGTCCAGTGATTCCCGATAGCGATACGGCAGCAGCCGCGATGATGATCGGATTACGGACCAGCGACATTCTGAAAAATGTCGTAAAATAA